One Microbacterium marinum genomic window carries:
- a CDS encoding recombinase family protein, with amino-acid sequence MNLSKARRCVLYARLSVTKEESVSIARQLQSCRRYAEARGWEIVGEFVDDGVSATSNRPEERHGWKSLLAARDFDAVIIWKVDRLARRVLDFLHADETLQKRGAGLVAVEDPIDMTSPQGRAFAVMLAVFGEMEAEAIRARVRAARAQILKDGRWPGGGIPYGYQSVSNPDGPGRVLVKDDERIGWLSDAVAKALSGDTVNAIATWLTDSGAPLPARRTERTSGSTSWNRQTVDGLLRNPVLAGMTPHNPGRAKSAKRVDPFAVLRDERGRPVVSRALAIITTEEFATLQRLLDARTVPQARKKAERQSTSAFLSRVARCAECAVHLCRGTNQKRPVLYCPKCRQTIGRTALDDYLIDRLLIERANELIGDLTVDDAWARAGHDDMARRAVLVSQLDTLVIRRGVVGRYFDEERVLLTWSS; translated from the coding sequence ATGAACCTTAGCAAAGCACGCCGCTGCGTCCTGTATGCCCGCCTCAGTGTCACCAAGGAGGAGTCCGTCTCTATCGCTCGTCAGCTCCAGTCTTGCCGCCGCTACGCCGAAGCCCGCGGGTGGGAGATCGTCGGCGAGTTCGTCGATGACGGTGTCTCTGCCACGTCCAACCGGCCCGAGGAGCGTCACGGGTGGAAGTCGCTGCTCGCTGCTCGTGACTTCGATGCCGTCATCATCTGGAAGGTCGACCGGCTCGCCCGTCGGGTGCTCGACTTCCTCCACGCCGACGAGACCCTCCAGAAGCGCGGCGCTGGTTTGGTCGCCGTAGAGGACCCGATCGACATGACAAGTCCCCAGGGCCGCGCCTTCGCGGTCATGCTCGCGGTCTTCGGCGAGATGGAAGCCGAAGCCATCCGTGCCAGGGTGCGAGCGGCCCGCGCACAGATCCTCAAGGATGGCCGATGGCCCGGCGGTGGCATCCCGTATGGATATCAGTCCGTGTCGAACCCCGACGGTCCCGGCCGTGTGCTGGTGAAGGACGACGAGCGAATCGGGTGGCTCTCCGACGCGGTTGCCAAGGCACTGAGCGGCGACACAGTGAACGCGATCGCTACCTGGCTCACTGACAGCGGAGCCCCGCTTCCCGCGCGACGCACCGAGCGGACATCGGGCAGCACGTCGTGGAACAGGCAGACCGTCGATGGCCTCCTGAGAAACCCCGTGCTGGCCGGGATGACCCCGCACAACCCGGGCCGCGCCAAGAGCGCCAAGCGGGTCGACCCGTTCGCCGTGCTTCGAGACGAACGAGGACGGCCGGTCGTCAGCCGGGCGCTCGCCATCATCACGACCGAGGAGTTTGCGACCTTGCAGCGGTTGCTTGACGCCCGGACCGTGCCTCAGGCCCGGAAGAAGGCCGAGCGCCAGTCCACGAGCGCGTTCCTGTCGCGCGTGGCCCGGTGCGCTGAGTGCGCGGTGCACCTCTGCCGCGGCACGAACCAGAAGCGACCCGTGCTCTACTGCCCGAAGTGCCGCCAGACGATCGGACGCACCGCGCTCGACGACTACCTGATCGACCGGCTCCTCATCGAGCGCGCCAACGAACTCATCGGCGACCTCACAGTCGACGACGCATGGGCACGCGCCGGCCATGACGACATGGCACGGCGCGCGGTGCTCGTGTCTCAGTTGGACACGCTCGTGATCCGACGCGGCGTCGTCGGTCGCTACTTCGACGAGGAGCGAGTGTTGTTGACGTGGTCGTCGTAA